One Streptomyces sp. NBC_00523 genomic region harbors:
- a CDS encoding beta/gamma crystallin domain-containing protein, with the protein MIAQGKRILGSLAMAFAAAASLTVAVPAGSAYAIDHVECVGGADFLKIYSHLDGRQSVDCYANAGRTDFGGWWADRIVTGNNDLIYYDVNGDSVRINRWTDITFPNNPPRIKSIQIL; encoded by the coding sequence GTGATCGCACAGGGCAAGCGGATTCTCGGCTCCCTGGCCATGGCATTCGCCGCCGCGGCCTCGCTGACCGTCGCCGTACCCGCAGGGTCCGCCTACGCCATCGACCACGTGGAGTGCGTCGGCGGCGCGGACTTCCTGAAGATCTACTCCCACCTCGACGGCCGTCAGAGCGTCGACTGCTACGCCAACGCGGGCAGGACCGACTTCGGCGGCTGGTGGGCCGACCGGATCGTCACCGGCAACAACGACCTCATCTACTACGACGTCAACGGGGACTCGGTCCGGATCAACCGCTGGACGGACATCACGTTCCCGAACAACCCGCCCCGGATCAAGAGCATCCAGATCCTCTGA
- a CDS encoding VOC family protein: METETETAPEMTVQMTIDCADPQRMVAFWSEALGYVPEPPPEGHASWRAYWEDMGVPEEELPPGAGDLPESIIDPAGRGPRVWFQKVPEVKAVKNRWHFDLKVGGGRAVPLEVRKRRVDATVAQLVGAGATVAEVRELPDMDFYATAMLDPEGNEFDVV, from the coding sequence ATGGAGACGGAGACCGAGACGGCGCCCGAGATGACCGTGCAGATGACGATCGACTGTGCCGATCCGCAGCGGATGGTGGCCTTCTGGAGCGAGGCTCTGGGGTACGTCCCCGAGCCGCCGCCGGAGGGGCATGCGAGCTGGCGCGCCTACTGGGAGGACATGGGGGTGCCCGAGGAGGAGCTGCCGCCCGGGGCGGGGGATCTGCCGGAGTCGATCATCGATCCGGCCGGGCGCGGGCCCCGGGTGTGGTTCCAGAAGGTTCCGGAGGTGAAGGCGGTCAAGAACCGGTGGCACTTCGACCTCAAGGTCGGCGGGGGGCGGGCCGTTCCGCTGGAGGTCCGCAAGCGGCGGGTCGACGCCACGGTGGCGCAGCTGGTCGGGGCCGGTGCCACGGTGGCGGAGGTCAGGGAGCTGCCGGACATGGACTTCTACGCCACCGCCATGCTGGACCCGGAGGGCAACGAGTTCGACGTGGTCTGA
- a CDS encoding nuclear transport factor 2 family protein codes for MDTEEARRQLRHLTDRAEITDLLDRYLHSLDHGVIDDEWARAFHTEDVTAEMPLGTVHGRDAVLDRVRKGMALFDRTVHFGTNNVIEVDGDRATVRGAQLSTHVLAGGPDDVFVSAGHTETELVRTADGWRVSATALRIVWTQGTPPRLPAEFAPTAV; via the coding sequence ATGGATACCGAAGAAGCGCGGCGACAGCTGCGCCACCTGACCGACCGTGCCGAGATCACCGACCTCCTGGACCGCTACCTCCATTCCCTGGACCACGGCGTCATTGACGACGAGTGGGCTCGCGCGTTCCACACCGAGGACGTCACCGCCGAGATGCCCCTGGGCACCGTCCACGGGCGCGATGCCGTGCTGGACCGCGTGCGTAAGGGCATGGCGCTGTTCGATCGGACCGTGCATTTCGGTACGAACAATGTCATCGAGGTCGACGGCGACCGGGCCACGGTTCGTGGCGCCCAGCTGAGCACCCATGTCCTCGCGGGCGGCCCGGACGACGTCTTCGTCTCCGCCGGGCACACGGAGACCGAGCTGGTCAGGACGGCGGACGGCTGGCGGGTCTCCGCCACCGCGCTGCGGATCGTATGGACACAGGGAACTCCGCCGCGCCTGCCGGCGGAATTCGCGCCAACCGCCGTCTGA
- a CDS encoding RNA polymerase sigma factor: MRTRIRAGDRQAFAVLYEEYARAVYNHAYRLTGDWSTAEEVMSETFLAAWRTRQSVEPEGESLLPWLLGIATNKARNANRGTGRRLAFLARRPAPEPVADIADAAAGQVDDARRLAAVRQALDGLRRQDREVLALCVWSGLDYAEAAEALGVPVGTVRSRLSRARERLRRLTDERLARERKRNDNAGEPRPRRGEVQGRAAFVALPLQEEAR, encoded by the coding sequence ATGCGCACACGCATCAGGGCGGGCGACCGTCAGGCGTTCGCCGTGCTCTACGAGGAGTACGCGCGGGCGGTCTACAACCATGCCTACCGGCTGACGGGCGACTGGTCGACGGCCGAGGAGGTCATGTCCGAGACCTTCCTCGCCGCTTGGCGCACCCGGCAATCCGTCGAGCCGGAAGGCGAATCGCTGCTGCCGTGGCTGCTCGGCATCGCCACGAACAAGGCGCGCAACGCCAACCGGGGCACCGGCCGGCGCCTCGCCTTTCTGGCCCGGCGCCCCGCCCCCGAGCCCGTCGCCGACATCGCTGACGCCGCGGCCGGGCAGGTGGACGACGCCCGGCGGCTCGCCGCGGTCCGGCAGGCGCTGGACGGGCTGCGCCGCCAGGACCGCGAGGTGCTGGCCCTCTGCGTCTGGTCGGGCCTCGACTACGCGGAGGCCGCCGAGGCGCTCGGCGTGCCGGTGGGCACGGTGCGGTCGCGGCTGTCCCGCGCGCGGGAACGGCTGAGGCGGCTCACGGACGAGCGGCTGGCCAGGGAACGGAAACGGAACGACAACGCCGGGGAACCCCGCCCCCGTCGCGGAGAGGTACAGGGCAGGGCCGCGTTCGTGGCCCTGCCCCTTCAGGAGGAAGCCCGATGA
- a CDS encoding CU044_5270 family protein: MNDRASGPTWAEREELARLLPAPAERDLPPGRHLHHKETLMQLIDQDGDRTTARPRPRLLRPAVLLPAAGLALGGILFTTLAVTGRDEAPRTAATAAAPRGATVLLDRIATVASESDAIEVTDAQFVYVRTLQAANTGAFGGPVKLGKPGEREVWMAQKSGPVIDEGLIHEDGKYFPIEVGVPDGEKPVGYPAGLNRPTYTWLASLPTDPDALLRRLATEITADQDARNTPADERDPDQDAFEAIGGLLRETLMPPRTAAALYKAAARIPGVSVDSDAVDAAGRHGIGVARDDERAGWRTAWVFDAKTLAYLGERTYLIRDTSMGRKGTVTNTSAVLERAVVDALREKPSTTARPAGLPVA, encoded by the coding sequence ATGAACGACCGTGCCTCCGGCCCCACCTGGGCCGAACGCGAGGAACTGGCCCGGCTGCTGCCGGCCCCGGCCGAACGGGACCTGCCTCCGGGGCGCCATCTCCACCACAAGGAAACCCTGATGCAGCTGATCGACCAGGACGGCGACCGCACCACCGCCCGCCCCAGGCCCCGCCTCCTGCGCCCCGCCGTCCTGCTGCCCGCCGCCGGACTGGCCCTGGGCGGGATCCTGTTCACGACCCTCGCCGTGACCGGCCGGGACGAGGCCCCCCGCACCGCCGCCACGGCCGCGGCCCCGCGCGGCGCGACCGTGCTGCTGGACCGGATCGCCACGGTCGCGTCGGAGAGCGACGCGATCGAGGTCACCGACGCCCAGTTCGTGTACGTCAGGACGTTGCAGGCCGCGAACACGGGCGCGTTCGGCGGTCCGGTGAAGCTGGGGAAGCCCGGTGAGCGCGAGGTCTGGATGGCGCAGAAGTCCGGGCCGGTGATCGACGAGGGGCTGATCCACGAGGACGGCAAGTACTTCCCGATCGAGGTCGGCGTCCCGGACGGCGAGAAGCCCGTCGGCTACCCGGCGGGCCTCAACCGGCCCACGTACACCTGGCTCGCCTCCCTGCCCACCGACCCTGACGCCCTGCTCCGCAGGCTCGCCACCGAGATCACCGCGGACCAGGACGCGCGGAACACCCCGGCCGACGAACGGGACCCGGACCAGGACGCCTTCGAGGCCATCGGCGGGCTGCTGCGGGAGACCCTGATGCCGCCGAGGACCGCGGCCGCCCTGTACAAGGCCGCGGCGCGGATTCCCGGCGTGAGCGTGGACTCCGACGCGGTGGACGCGGCCGGGCGGCACGGCATAGGCGTGGCCCGCGACGACGAGCGCGCCGGCTGGCGCACCGCCTGGGTCTTCGACGCGAAGACCCTGGCGTACCTGGGCGAGCGGACCTACCTCATCCGGGACACCTCCATGGGCCGGAAGGGCACCGTCACGAACACGTCGGCGGTCCTGGAACGCGCGGTGGTGGACGCCCTCCGCGAGAAGCCGTCGACCACCGCCCGACCGGCCGGGCTGCCCGTAGCCTGA
- a CDS encoding histidine phosphatase family protein — translation MTDAVRGRGEAAPWRPEGEPGEAPLAVPNALGALWAVRHGQSTANVAFAEAGAAPLEGRDRDVPLSGLGQAQARALGRWLVEYAGELDLVVCSPYVRARQTWQAMAGYAAGEGVAPLPLLVDERLRDREMGVFELYPPAALAARDPEEAARRERLGEWFYRPPGGESLADVALRVRGFLAGLERAAPGRRVLLVAHDAAVVAVRFALAGLGASAPEDVPPVPNASLSHWQGDGHRLSLRLWGGTAHLAQEGDTTA, via the coding sequence ATGACAGACGCGGTACGGGGAAGAGGCGAGGCGGCCCCCTGGCGTCCCGAGGGGGAACCGGGCGAGGCGCCCCTCGCCGTCCCGAACGCGCTCGGCGCGCTGTGGGCGGTCCGGCACGGGCAGAGCACCGCCAACGTCGCCTTCGCCGAGGCGGGCGCGGCGCCCCTGGAAGGACGCGACCGCGACGTACCGCTGTCCGGCCTCGGACAGGCACAGGCGCGGGCGCTCGGGCGCTGGCTCGTGGAGTACGCCGGTGAGCTGGACCTCGTCGTCTGCTCGCCGTACGTCCGGGCTCGGCAGACCTGGCAGGCGATGGCCGGGTACGCGGCCGGTGAGGGCGTCGCTCCGCTTCCGCTTCTGGTGGACGAGCGGCTGCGGGACCGGGAGATGGGCGTCTTCGAGCTGTACCCCCCGGCCGCGCTGGCGGCGCGGGACCCGGAGGAGGCCGCCCGCCGGGAACGGCTGGGCGAGTGGTTCTACCGCCCGCCCGGCGGGGAATCGCTCGCCGATGTCGCCCTGCGGGTGCGCGGGTTCCTCGCCGGTCTGGAGCGGGCCGCGCCCGGGCGGCGGGTGTTGCTCGTCGCCCATGACGCGGCGGTCGTCGCCGTCCGCTTCGCCCTGGCGGGCCTCGGCGCCTCGGCTCCCGAGGACGTGCCGCCGGTGCCCAACGCCTCGCTGTCCCACTGGCAGGGCGACGGCCACCGCCTGAGCCTGCGGCTCTGGGGCGGGACCGCGCACCTCGCTCAGGAAGGGGACACGACCGCGTGA
- a CDS encoding nucleotidyltransferase domain-containing protein: protein MTGDDVLEILDLLRAAGAEVWVGGGWGIDALVGRQTREHRDLDLMHRLEQEPAVVAALAAAGFAETLDWRPVRFVVSDQAERQIDLHPLSFGPDGSALQESLEPGKPFVYPADCFVTGSVGGRTVPCLSAAQQVYFHQGYEPRERDLHDMARLRETFGIGTHF, encoded by the coding sequence GTGACGGGCGACGATGTGCTGGAGATCCTGGACCTGCTGCGGGCGGCCGGTGCGGAGGTGTGGGTCGGCGGGGGCTGGGGCATCGACGCCCTGGTGGGGCGGCAGACCCGGGAGCACCGGGATCTGGACCTGATGCACCGCCTGGAGCAGGAGCCGGCGGTCGTCGCCGCTCTCGCCGCGGCCGGGTTCGCGGAAACACTCGACTGGCGGCCCGTACGGTTCGTCGTGTCGGACCAGGCGGAGCGTCAGATCGATCTGCACCCTCTCTCGTTCGGCCCGGACGGGAGCGCCCTCCAGGAGTCGCTGGAGCCGGGGAAGCCGTTCGTCTATCCGGCGGACTGCTTCGTCACGGGCAGCGTCGGGGGCCGTACCGTGCCCTGCCTGTCCGCCGCACAGCAGGTGTACTTCCACCAGGGGTACGAGCCCAGGGAGCGGGATCTCCACGACATGGCCCGGCTCCGCGAGACGTTCGGTATCGGCACGCACTTCTGA
- a CDS encoding DUF2871 domain-containing protein produces the protein MRKSYYAAHVYMIVGVISGLFYREFTKIKDFHGDTQLALMHTHLLALGMLVFLIVLGLDKVFGLSGSKLFTAFFWFYNIGIAISTAMMGVHGILTVLGRDEDHIAEAVPLTAGLGHILLTVGLILLFVLLGQRVNEHVKADATPKEPTAEAASAV, from the coding sequence ATGCGGAAGTCATATTACGCAGCACACGTTTACATGATCGTCGGAGTGATCTCGGGGCTTTTCTACCGGGAGTTCACGAAAATCAAGGACTTTCACGGCGATACCCAGCTGGCGCTCATGCACACCCACCTTCTCGCGCTGGGCATGCTCGTCTTCCTGATCGTCCTCGGCCTGGACAAGGTCTTCGGGCTGTCCGGCTCGAAGCTGTTCACCGCGTTCTTCTGGTTCTACAACATCGGCATCGCCATCTCGACGGCGATGATGGGCGTCCACGGCATCCTGACGGTGCTCGGCCGCGACGAGGACCACATCGCGGAGGCCGTGCCGCTGACCGCCGGGCTCGGGCACATCCTGCTGACCGTGGGGCTCATCCTGCTCTTCGTCCTGCTCGGACAGCGCGTCAACGAGCACGTCAAGGCGGACGCCACGCCGAAGGAGCCGACGGCGGAGGCGGCGAGCGCCGTCTGA
- a CDS encoding alpha/beta hydrolase family protein, whose amino-acid sequence MRTRHRTLAASLLVLALGATATLPAVAATPAPAGNGPALTAPAQQLRLPAPTGPYAVGEDTVHLRDTGRADPYVPEAGARELLVSVFYPARTGTGARAPYMSVKEAELLLEDKGLGGVVAPEVVGATETYARTGAAPARGRFPLVVLSPGFGQSRFTLTSLATDLASRGYVVAAVDHAHESLATVFPGGRVLPCAACDYVERAGEEGYAEVARGRAKDVPFLLDRLTGGHPAWRYASMIDRRRIGMAGHSIGGDSAASTMAADRRVRAGVNMDGTFFDPVPAQGLRSRPFMMLGTEADHASGGTFDTTWDRDWARLDGWKRWLTVAGAGHFTFTDLPLLGAQLGISDPSAPLPADRSGDITRDYVAAFFDLHLKGVPQRLLAGPTPGNPEVTFQAPAR is encoded by the coding sequence ATGAGAACTCGTCACCGCACCCTGGCCGCCTCGCTCCTCGTCCTCGCCCTGGGGGCAACGGCCACCCTCCCGGCCGTCGCCGCCACCCCGGCGCCCGCCGGCAACGGCCCCGCGCTCACCGCCCCCGCCCAGCAGCTGCGCCTGCCCGCGCCGACCGGCCCGTACGCCGTGGGCGAGGACACCGTGCACCTCCGGGACACCGGGCGCGCCGACCCGTACGTGCCGGAGGCGGGGGCGCGTGAGCTGCTGGTGTCCGTGTTCTATCCGGCGCGGACCGGGACCGGGGCGCGTGCCCCGTACATGAGCGTGAAGGAGGCGGAACTGCTCCTGGAGGACAAGGGGTTGGGCGGCGTCGTCGCGCCCGAGGTGGTCGGGGCCACCGAGACGTACGCGCGGACCGGTGCGGCCCCCGCGCGCGGACGGTTCCCGCTCGTCGTGCTCTCGCCCGGGTTCGGGCAGAGCCGCTTCACGCTGACGTCCCTCGCGACGGATCTGGCCTCCCGGGGGTACGTCGTCGCGGCCGTGGATCATGCCCATGAGTCCCTTGCCACCGTCTTCCCGGGCGGGCGCGTCCTGCCCTGTGCCGCCTGCGACTACGTGGAGCGGGCCGGTGAAGAGGGGTATGCGGAGGTCGCCCGGGGCCGGGCGAAGGACGTCCCGTTCCTGCTGGACCGGCTGACGGGCGGTCACCCCGCCTGGCGGTACGCCTCCATGATCGACCGGCGGCGCATCGGCATGGCCGGGCACTCCATCGGCGGTGACTCCGCCGCGTCCACGATGGCCGCCGACCGGCGCGTGCGGGCGGGCGTGAACATGGACGGGACCTTCTTCGACCCGGTCCCCGCCCAGGGGCTCCGGAGCCGGCCGTTCATGATGCTCGGCACCGAGGCCGACCACGCGTCCGGCGGCACCTTCGACACCACGTGGGACCGCGACTGGGCGCGCCTCGACGGCTGGAAGAGGTGGCTCACGGTCGCCGGGGCCGGTCACTTCACCTTCACCGATCTTCCTCTGCTCGGGGCGCAGTTGGGTATCAGCGACCCCTCGGCCCCGCTGCCCGCCGACCGTTCCGGCGACATCACCCGCGACTACGTCGCCGCCTTCTTCGACCTCCACCTCAAGGGCGTACCGCAACGCCTGCTCGCCGGACCGACGCCGGGCAATCCCGAGGTGACGTTCCAGGCGCCTGCGCGCTAG
- a CDS encoding FAD-dependent oxidoreductase, giving the protein MADTLYDTDLLVIGGGPAGCAAARMAAGVGLRTVLVEPDRLCRNLYRVPALGNVLGGHTSGPALAEAITAEVLGTELCRVELGCYVSELRAADDYVTVTLDTGARLTAPYAVVATGVGPLQPRDAPWITAPDGLTLPPLWQAGAEEGRTLLVLGGDRPIGTFLRAHPDTDARLLVAYPAADAYKTDEIRDDPRVTLVPVGHLTLSGAAAEVTAPDGLRRVLAADAVFLSLGSAPAAPPGDLVRGADGYCAPSGQHPRVLIAGDLRSARYQRIMTALGSGSEAALHAYYAARDLLGPDAAAR; this is encoded by the coding sequence ATGGCCGACACGCTGTACGACACCGATCTGCTCGTCATCGGCGGCGGCCCCGCCGGTTGCGCCGCCGCCAGGATGGCCGCCGGGGTCGGGCTGCGTACGGTGCTGGTCGAGCCGGACCGGCTGTGCCGGAACCTCTACCGCGTGCCCGCCCTCGGCAACGTGCTCGGCGGCCACACCAGCGGCCCGGCGCTCGCCGAAGCCATCACGGCGGAGGTCCTGGGCACGGAGCTGTGCCGGGTCGAACTCGGTTGTTACGTGAGTGAGTTGCGCGCGGCCGACGATTACGTGACCGTCACACTCGACACCGGAGCCCGCCTCACCGCCCCGTACGCCGTCGTCGCCACCGGCGTCGGCCCGCTCCAGCCGCGTGACGCCCCCTGGATCACCGCACCGGACGGGCTCACCCTGCCGCCGCTGTGGCAGGCCGGGGCGGAGGAGGGCCGGACCCTCCTCGTACTCGGCGGCGACCGTCCGATCGGGACCTTCCTGCGCGCCCACCCGGACACGGATGCCCGCCTGCTCGTGGCGTACCCGGCGGCCGACGCGTACAAGACGGACGAGATCCGCGACGACCCCCGGGTCACACTCGTCCCCGTCGGACACCTGACGCTCTCGGGGGCGGCGGCGGAGGTGACCGCCCCCGACGGTCTGCGGCGCGTACTGGCCGCGGACGCCGTCTTCCTCAGCCTCGGCAGCGCGCCCGCCGCCCCGCCGGGCGACCTGGTGCGGGGTGCGGACGGCTACTGCGCGCCCTCCGGCCAGCACCCCCGCGTCCTCATCGCCGGTGACCTCCGCTCAGCGCGCTACCAGCGCATCATGACCGCCCTGGGCTCCGGCAGCGAGGCCGCGCTGCACGCGTACTACGCGGCGCGGGACCTGCTCGGCCCGGATGCCGCCGCCAGGTAG
- a CDS encoding ArsR/SmtB family transcription factor: MADVVKGPDGPDVDRESVVLDAKGLRALAHPVRVQLVGLLRKYGPSTATRLAERLGVNSGTASYHLRQLGAAGFVEEDTGLGNARERWWRSVHRTIWFNDPELAEREPEAVLAYLQSVAAIHTLRLQQTLNELLTMPPAWRNSFDMSDWALRLTPEEAGSLEQELKQVVARYRRDRPEDAASAPEGAERVSVITYVLPELDGPGAAPYPGPPEAEDGPAS, encoded by the coding sequence ATGGCTGATGTGGTGAAGGGGCCGGACGGCCCGGACGTGGACAGGGAATCCGTCGTCCTGGATGCCAAGGGACTGCGCGCCCTGGCCCATCCGGTGCGCGTACAACTGGTCGGGCTGCTGCGGAAGTACGGTCCCTCGACGGCGACCCGGCTCGCGGAGCGGCTGGGGGTGAACTCGGGAACGGCCAGCTACCACCTGCGGCAGCTCGGCGCGGCCGGCTTCGTGGAGGAGGACACCGGTCTCGGCAATGCGCGGGAGCGCTGGTGGCGCTCGGTGCACCGCACGATCTGGTTCAACGATCCGGAGCTGGCCGAGCGGGAACCGGAGGCGGTCCTGGCCTATCTCCAGTCCGTCGCCGCCATCCACACCCTCCGCCTCCAGCAGACGCTGAACGAGCTCCTGACGATGCCCCCGGCCTGGCGGAACTCCTTCGACATGAGCGACTGGGCGCTGCGCCTCACGCCCGAGGAAGCCGGCTCCCTGGAACAGGAGTTGAAGCAGGTCGTCGCCCGCTACCGGCGGGACCGGCCGGAGGACGCGGCGAGCGCCCCCGAGGGCGCCGAGCGGGTCAGCGTGATCACGTACGTCCTGCCCGAACTGGACGGGCCCGGCGCGGCGCCGTACCCCGGGCCCCCGGAAGCGGAAGACGGACCCGCGTCATGA